A stretch of the Psychroserpens sp. Hel_I_66 genome encodes the following:
- the bcp gene encoding thioredoxin-dependent thiol peroxidase: MKELKAGDKAPNFSAEDELGRTISLKDYKGKKLVVFFYPKASTPGCTAEACNLNDNYDRFKAQGYEILGVSADSAKRQSNFKNKYGFQYPLLADEDKSVIEAFGVWGPKKFMGKEYDGIHRTTFIIDENGIIEDVISKVKTKDHTAQILTE; the protein is encoded by the coding sequence ATGAAAGAATTAAAAGCAGGAGATAAAGCTCCAAATTTTTCAGCAGAAGATGAACTAGGACGTACAATTTCCTTAAAAGACTATAAAGGAAAAAAACTTGTAGTATTTTTTTACCCTAAAGCAAGTACACCAGGTTGTACAGCAGAAGCTTGTAATTTAAATGATAACTATGATCGTTTTAAGGCTCAAGGGTATGAGATTTTAGGAGTGAGTGCAGATAGCGCAAAGAGACAGTCAAACTTTAAAAACAAGTACGGATTCCAATATCCATTATTAGCAGATGAAGATAAGTCTGTAATTGAAGCTTTTGGAGTTTGGGGACCAAAGAAATTTATGGGAAAAGAATATGATGGCATCCATAGAACTACGTTTATCATTGACGAGAATGGAATTATTGAAGATGTTATTTCAAAAGTAAAAACCAAAGATCATACAGCTCAAATATTAACAGAATAA
- a CDS encoding endonuclease III domain-containing protein, translated as MTKQEKVDFVINTLKELYPTIPVPLEHKDPYTLLIAVLMSAQSTDVRVNQITPLLFAKADNPYDMIKLSVEEIREIIKPVGLSPMKSKGIYGLSHILIDKHNGEVPQTYEDLEALPAVGHKTAAVVLSQAFGIPAFPVDTHINRLMYRWNLTNGKNVIQTEKDAKRLFPKEIWNDLHLQIIWYGREYSPARGWDLDKDVITKTIGRASVLKDYYAKKK; from the coding sequence ATGACTAAGCAAGAAAAGGTAGATTTTGTTATTAATACGTTAAAAGAACTGTATCCTACAATTCCTGTTCCTTTAGAACACAAAGATCCTTACACTTTATTAATTGCTGTATTGATGTCTGCTCAAAGTACAGATGTTAGAGTAAATCAAATTACACCACTCCTATTTGCTAAGGCAGATAATCCTTATGATATGATCAAATTATCTGTCGAGGAAATTCGTGAAATCATAAAACCAGTAGGTCTATCTCCTATGAAAAGTAAAGGTATTTACGGTTTATCCCATATTTTAATTGATAAGCATAACGGTGAAGTCCCTCAAACTTATGAAGATCTGGAAGCATTACCTGCTGTTGGTCACAAAACCGCAGCGGTGGTATTGTCACAAGCTTTTGGGATTCCTGCGTTTCCCGTAGACACTCATATAAATAGATTGATGTATCGATGGAATCTCACTAATGGAAAAAACGTTATACAGACAGAAAAAGATGCAAAACGCCTATTTCCGAAGGAGATATGGAACGACTTACACTTACAGATTATTTGGTACGGAAGGGAATATTCTCCAGCCAGAGGTTGGGACTTAGATAAAGATGTGATTACAAAAACAATTGGAAGAGCTTCTGTTTTGAAAGATTATTATGCCAAGAAAAAATAA
- a CDS encoding RNA polymerase sigma factor has protein sequence MRHELITDAVLVRNYMDGDESALSTLIHRHKQRIYSFIYSKVFDRDITEDIFQDAFIKVIKNLKLGKYNEEGKFLPWVMRISHNLVIDHFRKNNRMPKFDNSGDFNIFSVLGDSSLNAEKQLIKDQVESDLRRIIEELPEDQKEVLIMRMYKDMSFKEISDKTGVSINTALGRMRYALINLRKVIDKNNIILTN, from the coding sequence ATGAGACACGAACTTATCACAGACGCTGTTTTAGTTAGGAACTACATGGATGGAGACGAAAGCGCTCTATCAACTCTTATCCACAGACACAAACAACGAATTTACAGTTTTATTTATTCTAAAGTATTTGATAGAGATATCACCGAAGATATTTTTCAGGATGCATTTATCAAGGTTATCAAAAACCTAAAACTTGGTAAATATAATGAAGAAGGTAAGTTTTTACCTTGGGTCATGAGAATATCACATAACTTGGTAATAGACCATTTCAGGAAAAATAATAGAATGCCAAAGTTTGACAATTCTGGTGACTTCAATATTTTTTCGGTGTTAGGTGATTCTTCGTTAAATGCTGAAAAGCAACTAATTAAAGATCAAGTTGAAAGTGATCTAAGACGCATCATTGAAGAACTTCCTGAAGACCAAAAAGAGGTGTTAATTATGCGTATGTATAAGGATATGAGCTTTAAGGAAATATCTGACAAAACTGGAGTAAGCATCAATACTGCATTAGGAAGAATGCGTTATGCTCTTATTAACTTGCGTAAAGTGATCGACAAAAATAATATCATTTTAACAAATTGA
- the uvrA gene encoding excinuclease ABC subunit UvrA — MSTNILDLNPKENIIIKGAKLHNLKNIDVVIPRNKLVVITGLSGSGKSSLAFDTLYAEGQRRYVESLSSYARQFLGRLNKPKVDVIKGIAPAIAIEQKVNSTNPRSTVGTTTEIYDYLKLLFARIGKTYSPISGDLVKKHRTKDVLDLVKSFDEREKLLLLSPIILEEGRTMEDKLNVLKQQGYARVQYKNEVLRIDDAVEKNIKKDVYLVVDRIIVKNEEDFYNRLADAIETAFFEGKGTAIIESLSNNKKTEFNNKFELDGMTFLEPNPHLFSFNNPYGACPKCEGYGDVIGIDNDLVIPNTALSIYENAIFPWRGESMSWYRDQLVNNSHKFDFPIHKPFFELTSEQQQLIWDGNKYFEGLNSFFEELESKAYKIQNRVMLSRYRGKTKCTVCKGKRLRKEANYVKVANVTITDLVEMPLDQLANFFKQLELDDYDTTIAKRLLKEINNRLAFLSNVGLDYLTLNRKSNTLSGGESQRINLATSLGSSLVGSMYILDEPSIGLHPKDTEKLIKVLIALRDLGNTVIVVEHDEDIMKAADEIIDIGPEAGTFGGEVVATGTFKDILKSNSLTAQYLNGKLEIELPKKRRESKYQIEIIGARANNLQNIDVTFPLEMLTVITGVSGSGKSTLVKKIVYPAIQKKLTGFGDKPGQFSKLKGNFKNIKHIEFVDQNPIGRSSRSNPVTYIKAYDDIRALYANQKLSKIRNYQAKHFSFNVDGGRCETCKGDGEVTIEMQFMADVHLICETCNGKRFKKDVLEVTFEGKNIDDVLTMTIDDAISFFEKHNVTKIKTKLQPLQDVGLGYVALGQSSSTLSGGEAQRIKLASFLGKGSKSDNALFIFDEPTTGLHFHDIKKLLKSFQALIKKGHSIIVIEHNLDLIKCADYIIDLGPGGGIKGGQLIAAGTPEEIVKNKKSITGQYLKDKI; from the coding sequence ATGAGCACTAATATTCTAGACTTAAACCCAAAAGAAAACATCATAATCAAAGGTGCAAAATTGCACAACTTGAAAAATATTGATGTGGTCATACCAAGAAATAAACTGGTAGTCATTACTGGTTTATCAGGTTCTGGAAAGTCAAGTTTAGCTTTTGATACGTTGTACGCTGAGGGACAAAGACGGTACGTAGAAAGTTTATCAAGTTATGCACGTCAATTTCTTGGTAGATTAAACAAACCTAAGGTGGATGTAATTAAAGGTATTGCTCCAGCAATAGCCATTGAGCAAAAAGTAAATAGTACAAACCCACGTTCTACCGTTGGTACTACAACAGAAATTTACGATTATCTCAAGCTTTTATTTGCAAGAATAGGTAAAACATACTCGCCAATTTCGGGAGATTTAGTAAAAAAACATCGTACAAAAGATGTTTTGGATTTAGTGAAATCTTTTGATGAAAGAGAAAAATTACTGCTTCTCTCACCTATTATTTTGGAAGAAGGCAGAACGATGGAAGACAAACTAAACGTTTTAAAACAACAAGGTTATGCCAGAGTTCAATATAAAAATGAGGTACTTAGAATTGATGATGCGGTAGAAAAAAACATTAAAAAAGATGTTTATTTAGTTGTTGACAGAATCATAGTTAAAAACGAAGAGGATTTTTACAACCGATTGGCAGATGCAATTGAAACTGCATTTTTTGAAGGAAAAGGAACAGCAATTATAGAATCGCTTTCTAACAATAAAAAAACCGAATTCAATAATAAGTTTGAGCTGGATGGGATGACTTTTTTAGAGCCTAATCCACATTTATTCAGTTTTAATAATCCATATGGAGCATGCCCTAAATGTGAAGGTTATGGCGATGTGATTGGTATTGATAATGATTTGGTAATCCCAAATACAGCATTATCTATTTATGAAAATGCGATTTTCCCTTGGCGTGGAGAAAGTATGAGCTGGTATCGTGACCAATTGGTCAATAACTCACATAAGTTTGATTTTCCAATACACAAGCCATTTTTCGAATTAACTTCGGAACAGCAACAACTCATTTGGGACGGTAATAAATATTTTGAAGGACTAAATTCTTTTTTTGAAGAATTAGAATCTAAAGCTTATAAAATCCAGAATCGAGTGATGTTGTCTCGCTATCGCGGAAAAACAAAATGTACGGTCTGTAAAGGAAAACGACTTAGAAAAGAAGCCAATTATGTAAAGGTTGCCAATGTAACGATTACAGATTTGGTAGAAATGCCTTTAGATCAACTCGCAAATTTCTTTAAGCAGTTAGAACTTGATGATTACGACACAACAATTGCCAAACGCCTTTTAAAGGAAATCAATAACCGACTAGCCTTTTTAAGCAACGTAGGCTTAGATTATTTGACTTTAAACCGAAAATCAAACACGCTTTCTGGTGGTGAAAGTCAGCGAATTAATTTGGCTACATCTCTCGGTAGCAGCTTGGTAGGCTCTATGTATATTCTTGATGAACCAAGTATTGGTTTGCACCCTAAAGATACCGAAAAGCTTATAAAAGTTTTAATCGCACTTAGAGATTTAGGAAATACGGTTATCGTTGTAGAACATGATGAAGACATCATGAAAGCTGCCGACGAAATCATAGACATTGGTCCAGAAGCTGGAACATTTGGTGGTGAAGTTGTGGCTACAGGAACATTTAAGGATATTCTGAAATCGAACTCATTAACCGCTCAATATCTTAATGGTAAGCTGGAAATTGAACTTCCGAAGAAAAGAAGAGAAAGCAAATACCAAATAGAAATCATTGGCGCAAGAGCTAATAACCTGCAAAATATTGATGTGACGTTTCCGCTAGAGATGTTAACCGTTATCACTGGTGTTTCCGGAAGTGGAAAAAGCACATTGGTCAAAAAAATAGTCTATCCTGCCATACAGAAAAAATTAACCGGATTTGGAGATAAACCTGGGCAATTTTCAAAATTGAAAGGTAATTTTAAAAATATCAAGCATATTGAGTTTGTGGACCAGAACCCGATTGGTCGCTCTTCACGCTCAAATCCAGTAACTTACATTAAAGCATATGATGATATTAGGGCTTTGTATGCCAATCAAAAACTAAGTAAAATAAGAAATTATCAAGCCAAGCATTTTAGTTTTAATGTAGATGGTGGTCGTTGTGAGACCTGCAAAGGAGATGGCGAAGTGACTATTGAAATGCAGTTTATGGCAGATGTGCATTTAATCTGTGAAACTTGTAACGGTAAACGCTTTAAAAAAGATGTTCTTGAAGTGACTTTTGAGGGCAAAAACATTGATGATGTTTTAACGATGACGATTGACGATGCAATTTCGTTTTTTGAAAAGCACAACGTCACCAAAATAAAAACCAAATTACAACCATTGCAGGATGTAGGTTTAGGCTATGTGGCTTTAGGGCAGAGTTCGTCTACGTTATCTGGTGGTGAAGCGCAACGTATTAAATTGGCTTCTTTCCTCGGAAAAGGGAGCAAAAGTGATAACGCGCTGTTTATTTTTGATGAGCCAACAACGGGTTTACACTTTCATGATATTAAAAAATTACTGAAATCCTTTCAGGCTCTAATCAAAAAAGGGCATTCGATTATTGTGATTGAACACAATTTAGATTTAATAAAATGTGCCGATTACATTATTGATTTAGGTCCTGGAGGTGGCATAAAGGGCGGTCAATTAATAGCTGCTGGAACTCCAGAGGAAATTGTTAAAAATAAAAAATCGATTACTGGTCAATACTTAAAAGACAAAATTTAA
- a CDS encoding DUF3667 domain-containing protein, producing the protein MENQSKQCKNCESELNEAFQFCPNCGQKVNEELTIGVLFYNTISNYFSFDARFFKSFVPLMIKPGYLAKKFLEGKRLLYLHPAQMYLFITVVFFFIFSFTARTQAEAINKEIRKSLGPKEFTVIKDSVKQKKKDSISAIEKREKDSIAMLEVKKALKNNKWITGLDEEKLDSIVAQKDNGKNGILSFDYGEREIDSLIETNASDEELYYAMGMREGDSWFKKKLYGQLLKFHKTRDGGNILKAFYDTIPIALFFLLPIFAFIIKVLYFNKGRYAHHLVFSFYYFSFLFTVFSIIFGVNLFWDIPDWIDWLIALSTFFYLLIALKRFYGQGWFLSYFKCSVATFTFMIMVVPTAAIIIGLLSFMIY; encoded by the coding sequence ATGGAGAATCAATCTAAACAATGTAAAAATTGTGAATCTGAATTAAATGAAGCGTTTCAATTTTGTCCAAACTGCGGACAAAAAGTAAATGAAGAGCTTACCATTGGAGTTTTGTTTTACAACACTATTAGCAATTACTTTTCGTTTGATGCTCGGTTTTTCAAGAGTTTCGTTCCATTGATGATTAAGCCAGGTTATTTGGCCAAAAAATTTCTGGAAGGTAAGCGTCTGCTATACTTGCATCCAGCGCAAATGTATCTGTTCATTACCGTAGTATTCTTTTTTATATTTTCATTCACAGCACGAACGCAAGCAGAAGCAATAAACAAGGAAATAAGAAAATCCTTAGGGCCAAAAGAGTTTACTGTGATAAAAGACTCTGTAAAGCAGAAAAAGAAAGATTCTATTAGCGCAATTGAAAAAAGGGAAAAAGATTCAATTGCAATGTTAGAAGTGAAGAAAGCACTTAAGAATAATAAGTGGATCACAGGATTAGATGAAGAAAAATTAGATTCTATTGTAGCTCAAAAAGATAATGGAAAAAATGGTATTTTGAGTTTTGATTATGGCGAACGGGAAATCGATTCTTTAATTGAGACTAATGCCTCAGATGAAGAGCTTTATTATGCAATGGGAATGAGAGAAGGGGATAGTTGGTTTAAGAAAAAACTGTACGGTCAACTTCTAAAATTTCACAAAACTAGAGATGGTGGTAATATTTTAAAGGCTTTCTACGATACGATACCGATAGCACTTTTCTTTTTGCTTCCAATTTTTGCATTCATTATAAAAGTACTTTATTTCAATAAAGGAAGATATGCACATCATTTGGTGTTTTCCTTTTATTATTTTTCGTTTTTGTTTACAGTTTTTAGCATTATTTTTGGAGTCAATCTTTTTTGGGATATTCCAGATTGGATAGATTGGTTAATAGCGTTATCCACATTTTTTTATCTTCTAATTGCACTCAAGCGTTTTTATGGACAAGGCTGGTTTTTAAGTTATTTTAAATGTAGTGTCGCAACGTTTACATTTATGATAATGGTGGTTCCAACAGCTGCCATAATAATAGGATTACTGTCATTTATGATTTATTAA
- a CDS encoding polysaccharide biosynthesis C-terminal domain-containing protein: MPILLSIPLAIVGHLAYGVIADLLTTKNEIVGDYLWYIFLTALSMAYFEVFYAWVKVQMQTVFGNFMKEVFHRVGAMLLLFLVYFKIINIDQFMMGIVGIYILRALIMMFHAFGRRLPVFRFDKIEKINSILKYSSLIIIAGSVSTIILDLDKFMLNNYIEIEKVAYYSVAVFIATVIAVPQRSMHQILLPLTAQYLNEKNKIALKDLYQRSSLTLYVVSGFIFLLIVLNINELYEIIPSEFSGGLIVVFLISLAKLYDNLLGNNNAILFNSDYYRMVLVFGVVLAVMAIILNMVLIPLYGINGSAIATFIAIIVYNTIKIIFVKRKFNMLPFTSETLKITILLIVLVGGFYFWEFPFNPYVNIILKSLAIGVVYGFLIFKMNVSEDISEAIKKYTRFKA, encoded by the coding sequence TTGCCTATTCTACTTTCAATTCCTTTAGCTATAGTTGGACATTTGGCTTATGGTGTGATCGCAGATCTGTTAACAACAAAAAATGAAATTGTGGGAGATTACCTTTGGTATATATTTCTCACAGCCTTATCAATGGCTTATTTTGAAGTATTTTATGCTTGGGTAAAAGTGCAAATGCAAACCGTTTTCGGGAACTTTATGAAGGAGGTTTTTCATAGAGTGGGAGCGATGCTATTATTGTTTTTGGTCTATTTTAAAATCATTAACATTGATCAATTTATGATGGGTATCGTTGGGATTTATATATTAAGAGCATTGATCATGATGTTTCATGCTTTTGGTAGAAGGCTTCCCGTTTTTAGATTTGATAAAATTGAAAAAATCAATTCTATTTTAAAGTACTCTTCCCTAATCATTATTGCAGGTTCGGTCTCTACAATTATTTTGGACCTCGATAAATTTATGCTCAATAATTATATCGAAATAGAAAAAGTAGCCTATTATAGTGTTGCAGTATTTATTGCCACAGTTATTGCGGTACCACAACGTTCAATGCACCAAATACTATTACCACTTACAGCACAATATTTAAACGAGAAAAATAAAATAGCTTTAAAGGATTTATATCAAAGAAGTTCTTTGACGCTTTATGTTGTTAGCGGATTCATATTTTTGCTAATCGTTTTGAACATTAATGAACTTTATGAGATTATTCCTTCGGAATTTAGTGGTGGATTAATCGTAGTTTTTCTTATAAGTCTAGCCAAACTTTATGATAACCTTTTGGGTAACAACAACGCTATTTTGTTTAACAGCGACTATTATAGAATGGTGCTCGTCTTTGGAGTTGTTTTAGCAGTTATGGCCATCATTCTCAATATGGTTTTGATCCCTTTGTATGGCATCAATGGATCTGCAATAGCCACTTTTATTGCGATAATAGTGTATAATACCATCAAGATTATTTTCGTGAAGAGAAAGTTTAATATGCTTCCTTTTACTTCGGAAACTTTAAAAATCACCATACTTTTAATAGTCTTAGTTGGAGGGTTCTACTTTTGGGAGTTTCCGTTTAATCCATATGTGAATATTATTCTGAAATCGTTAGCTATAGGAGTAGTTTATGGATTTTTAATTTTCAAGATGAATGTTTCCGAAGATATTTCCGAAGCGATAAAAAAATATACAAGATTTAAAGCCTAA
- a CDS encoding glycosyltransferase, with the protein MKNQTLIITYYWPPAGGPGVQRWLKFVKYLPEFGVEPIVYCPENPSYPIIDESLLNEISSEIKIIKQPISEPYRFANFLSKKDSKQISSGVIPKKKKQSFVQRLMLYVRGNFFIPDARKNWVKPSVKFLSDYIKQHHIETIITTGPPHSLHLIGLQLKAELGVKWLADFRDPWTTIGYHRELKLSKSSEEKHKILEAQVLQTADQIIVTSENTKKEFLAKTKQPITVITNGYDNHNVKRQEKDEKFTLAHIGSLLSERNPKQLWTSLKELIDDNEDFRRKFELKLIGVVSEDVLQTLKEFDLQSYINNLGYVSHKEAVKAQMASRVLLMVEINSQDTKVIIPGKLFEYMASGTPIIAVGPKDTDVETILRNTNTGNYFFYDEKLRIKSQILSYFEAYKSNDLVVKAIGLEQYSRKSLTQKLSSLLAP; encoded by the coding sequence AATCAAACCCTAATTATCACATACTATTGGCCACCAGCAGGAGGTCCAGGAGTACAGCGATGGTTAAAGTTTGTAAAATACTTACCTGAGTTTGGTGTTGAGCCCATTGTGTATTGTCCAGAAAATCCAAGTTATCCTATTATCGACGAGAGTTTGTTGAATGAGATTTCTTCGGAAATTAAAATCATCAAACAACCCATTAGCGAGCCTTATCGGTTTGCAAATTTCCTTTCAAAAAAAGACTCTAAACAGATTAGCTCTGGTGTTATTCCGAAGAAAAAAAAGCAAAGCTTTGTGCAACGTTTGATGTTATATGTGAGAGGTAATTTTTTTATTCCAGATGCGAGAAAAAATTGGGTAAAACCGTCGGTAAAATTTCTTAGCGATTATATCAAACAACATCATATTGAAACTATAATTACTACTGGTCCACCTCATAGTTTACATCTTATTGGATTGCAGCTTAAAGCAGAATTAGGGGTAAAATGGTTGGCAGATTTTAGAGACCCGTGGACAACGATTGGCTACCATAGAGAGTTGAAGCTGTCTAAATCTTCAGAAGAAAAACATAAGATTTTAGAAGCACAAGTGTTGCAAACTGCAGATCAAATTATCGTTACCAGTGAAAACACCAAAAAAGAGTTTTTAGCAAAAACAAAACAACCAATTACCGTTATCACCAATGGTTATGATAACCATAATGTGAAACGACAAGAAAAGGACGAAAAATTTACTTTAGCACATATTGGCTCATTATTATCTGAAAGAAACCCAAAGCAATTGTGGACTTCTTTGAAAGAGCTTATTGACGATAATGAAGATTTTAGAAGAAAATTTGAACTAAAATTAATTGGTGTTGTAAGTGAGGATGTATTGCAAACACTCAAAGAATTTGATTTGCAATCTTACATTAATAATTTGGGTTATGTGTCACATAAAGAAGCTGTGAAAGCACAAATGGCTTCGCGAGTCTTACTTATGGTTGAAATTAATTCTCAGGACACAAAAGTGATTATTCCAGGAAAATTGTTTGAATATATGGCTTCGGGAACTCCAATAATTGCAGTTGGTCCAAAAGATACAGATGTTGAAACGATTTTAAGAAATACAAATACTGGTAACTATTTTTTCTACGATGAGAAGCTGCGCATCAAATCACAAATATTGTCGTATTTTGAGGCTTATAAAAGTAATGATTTAGTTGTAAAGGCTATTGGTTTGGAGCAATACAGTAGAAAATCGCTAACTCAAAAATTGTCAAGCTTATTAGCGCCATAG